Proteins encoded together in one Vitis vinifera cultivar Pinot Noir 40024 chromosome 4, ASM3070453v1 window:
- the LOC100242228 gene encoding isocitrate dehydrogenase [NAD] regulatory subunit 1, mitochondrial isoform X2, translated as MAPRTLPILKQLLSKSSSYNTNFIGSRFAPKRSVTYMPRPGDGAPRPVTLIPGDGIGPLVTGAVEQVMDAMHAPVYFERYEVHGDMKKVPEEVLESIRKNKVCLKGGLATPMGGGVSSLNVQLRKELDLYASLVNCFNLPGLPTRHQNVDIVVIRENTEGEYSGLEHEVVPGVVESLKFCSERIAKYAFEYAYLNNRKKVTAVHKANIMKLADGLFLESCREVATKYPGIKYSEIIVDNCCMQLVSKPEQFDVMVTPNLYGNLVANTAAGIAGGTGVMPGGNVGADHAVFEQGASAGNVGHQKLVEQKKANPVALLLSSAMMLRHLQFPSFADRLETAVKRVISEGKYRTKDLGGDSSTQEIVDAVIATLD; from the exons ATGGCTCCAAGAACCCTACCGATTCTGAAGCAACTCCTATCGAAATCATCTTCCTATAACACTAACTTCATTGGGTCCAGATTTGCCCCGAAGAGATCCGTCACGTACATGCCCCGCCCCGGGGATGGGGCTCCCAGGCCAGTAACCCTAATTCCCGGGGACGGAATCGGGCCTTTGGTGACCGGCGCCGTCGAGCAGGTGATGGACGCGATGCACGCGCCGGTGTACTTTGAGCGCTACGAAGTTCACGGCGACATGAAGAAGGTGCCGGAGGAAGTGCTGGAATCGATTCGGAAGAACAAGGTGTGTTTGAAGGGCGGTTTGGCGACTCCGATGGGCGGTGGTGTGAGCTCCTTGAATGTGCAGCTGAGGAAAGAGCTGGATCTCTATGCTTCGCTTGTGAATTGCTTCAATCTTCCTGGATTGCCAACGCGGCACCAGAATGTGGATATAGTCGTGATTCGGGAGAATACGGAAGGCGAGTACTCGGGGCTCGAGCACGAGGTCGTTCCCGGTGTCGTGGAAAGCCTTAAG TTCTGTTCAGAGCGCATTGCAAAATATGCTTTTGAGTATGCATACCTAAACAACAGAAAGAAAGTGACAGCTGTGCACAAAGCAAACATTATGAAGCTTGCTGATGGTCTGTTCTTAGAATCTTGTCGAGAGGTTGCAACAAAATATCCTGGAATCAAGTACAGTGAAATTATTGTGGACAATTGCTGCATGCAGCTTGTTTCAAAGCCTGAGCAGTTTGATGTCATG GTGACACCTAATCTTTATGGCAATTTAGTGGCAAATACAGCAGCTGGTATTGCTGGTGGCACAGGAGTCATGCCAGGAG GCAATGTTGGGGCTGATCATGCTGTTTTTGAACAAGGTGCTTCAGCAGGGAATGTGGGACATCAGAAACTAGTAGAACAAAAGAAAGCGAATCCAGTGGCCCTTCTACTATCATCTGCCATGATGCTGAGGCATCTCCAATTTCCATCATTCGCAGATCGATTAGAAACTGCTGTGAAACGTGTAATTTCAGAGGGCAAGTACAGGACAAAAGACCTTGGGGGAGACAGTAGCACCCAAGAGATCGTTGATGCAGTCATAGCAACCCTAGATTGA
- the LOC100242228 gene encoding isocitrate dehydrogenase [NAD] regulatory subunit 1, mitochondrial isoform X1 produces MAPRTLPILKQLLSKSSSYNTNFIGSRFAPKRSVTYMPRPGDGAPRPVTLIPGDGIGPLVTGAVEQVMDAMHAPVYFERYEVHGDMKKVPEEVLESIRKNKVCLKGGLATPMGGGVSSLNVQLRKELDLYASLVNCFNLPGLPTRHQNVDIVVIRENTEGEYSGLEHEVVPGVVESLKVITKFCSERIAKYAFEYAYLNNRKKVTAVHKANIMKLADGLFLESCREVATKYPGIKYSEIIVDNCCMQLVSKPEQFDVMVTPNLYGNLVANTAAGIAGGTGVMPGGNVGADHAVFEQGASAGNVGHQKLVEQKKANPVALLLSSAMMLRHLQFPSFADRLETAVKRVISEGKYRTKDLGGDSSTQEIVDAVIATLD; encoded by the exons ATGGCTCCAAGAACCCTACCGATTCTGAAGCAACTCCTATCGAAATCATCTTCCTATAACACTAACTTCATTGGGTCCAGATTTGCCCCGAAGAGATCCGTCACGTACATGCCCCGCCCCGGGGATGGGGCTCCCAGGCCAGTAACCCTAATTCCCGGGGACGGAATCGGGCCTTTGGTGACCGGCGCCGTCGAGCAGGTGATGGACGCGATGCACGCGCCGGTGTACTTTGAGCGCTACGAAGTTCACGGCGACATGAAGAAGGTGCCGGAGGAAGTGCTGGAATCGATTCGGAAGAACAAGGTGTGTTTGAAGGGCGGTTTGGCGACTCCGATGGGCGGTGGTGTGAGCTCCTTGAATGTGCAGCTGAGGAAAGAGCTGGATCTCTATGCTTCGCTTGTGAATTGCTTCAATCTTCCTGGATTGCCAACGCGGCACCAGAATGTGGATATAGTCGTGATTCGGGAGAATACGGAAGGCGAGTACTCGGGGCTCGAGCACGAGGTCGTTCCCGGTGTCGTGGAAAGCCTTAAG GTAATAACAAAGTTCTGTTCAGAGCGCATTGCAAAATATGCTTTTGAGTATGCATACCTAAACAACAGAAAGAAAGTGACAGCTGTGCACAAAGCAAACATTATGAAGCTTGCTGATGGTCTGTTCTTAGAATCTTGTCGAGAGGTTGCAACAAAATATCCTGGAATCAAGTACAGTGAAATTATTGTGGACAATTGCTGCATGCAGCTTGTTTCAAAGCCTGAGCAGTTTGATGTCATG GTGACACCTAATCTTTATGGCAATTTAGTGGCAAATACAGCAGCTGGTATTGCTGGTGGCACAGGAGTCATGCCAGGAG GCAATGTTGGGGCTGATCATGCTGTTTTTGAACAAGGTGCTTCAGCAGGGAATGTGGGACATCAGAAACTAGTAGAACAAAAGAAAGCGAATCCAGTGGCCCTTCTACTATCATCTGCCATGATGCTGAGGCATCTCCAATTTCCATCATTCGCAGATCGATTAGAAACTGCTGTGAAACGTGTAATTTCAGAGGGCAAGTACAGGACAAAAGACCTTGGGGGAGACAGTAGCACCCAAGAGATCGTTGATGCAGTCATAGCAACCCTAGATTGA
- the LOC100257602 gene encoding squamosa promoter-binding-like protein 3 isoform X1, producing MAKRSLEIKREYERQEEYETEDEVGESENDDETVDYGGGGDGVEEEEEEEEQEEREEEVEDRRKRALIRIVSGQRRGVPSNTLCCQADDCGVDLRAAKRYHRRHKVCERHAKAAFVFLGGIEQRFCQQCSRFHEISQFDDTKRSCRKRLAGHNQRRRKNQPDPPHTEDRRKPPNSKMNASSLKATEHSDDNELSFRGQSNIRHFRIR from the exons ATGGCGAAGAGATCGTTAGAGATAAAAAGGGAATACGAAAGACAAGAAGAGTATGAAACGGAGGATGAAGTGGGAGAATctgaaaatgatgatgaaacTGTTGATTacggtggtggtggtgatggagtagaggaggaggaggaggaggaggagcaGGAGGAGCGGGAGGAGGAAGTGGAGGACAGAAGAAAAAGGGCGTTGATAAGGATAGTTTCGGGGCAGAGAAGGGGAGTTCCGTCGAATACGCTGTGTTGTCAGGCCGATGATTGTGGTGTGGACTTGAGGGCGGCGAAGAGGTACCACAGAAGGCACAAGGTCTGCGAGCGACATGCTAAGGCGGCCTTTGTTTTCCTGGGCGGCATTGAGCAGAGGTTTTGCCAGCAGTGTAGCAG ATTCCATGAAATTTCTCAGTTTGATGATACCAAAAGAAGCTGTCGAAAGCGGCTGGCTGGACATAACCAGCGCAGAAGAAAGAACCAACCGGACCCTCCTCACACAGAGGATAGACGGAAACCACCGAATTCTAAAATGAATGCTAGCTCACTCAAGGCCACAGAGCATTCGGACGACAATGAACTATCTTTTCGAGGGCAGAGCAATATCAGGCATTTTCGAATTAGGTGA
- the LOC100267946 gene encoding beta-amyrin 16-alpha-hydroxylase CYP87D16, producing MWPIGLCIVTLVIIWVTNWIHRWRNPRCNGTLPPGTLGFPFIGETIQFFIPGHSLDLLPFFKKRVQRYGRLFRTSLVGRPVAVAADPEVNHFILQEEGKSVEMFYLDSIVKLFGKDGASTHATGHVHKYLRTLVMNYFGFESLRDKLLPKVEAVARKSLDTWSSQPSVELNYAISQVMFEFISMELFSYDPSASTESMSDAFINFLKGLVSIPLNIPGTTFHKCLKNQKKVMKMLREIVEERCASPERRHGDVLDYFLEEMKSKTFITKDFIVYIMFGLLFATFESIPTMFTLVFKLIMEHPLVWQELKDEHEAILRNSQTSNSTITWEDYKSMTFTFDVINEALRMGNISLGSFRRAVEDVRINGYTIPAGWIILVVPSALHMDPETYPDPLVFNPWRWKEDGGSKIRVKNFTPFGRGIRSCPGAELSKLVAATFIHAAVTKYRFTKIKGGRVVRNPMLKFKDGFYVKVSEMVTEGGGSAAEDA from the exons ATGTGGCCTATTGGTTTGTGCATAGTGACATTAGTTATCATATGGGTCACAAATTGGATTCATAGATGGAGGAACCCCAGATGCAATGGTACACTTCCTCCTGGCACCCTGGGCTTTCCATTCATTGGAGAAaccattcaatttttcattccCGGCCACTCCTTGGAtcttctaccattcttcaagaAAAGAGTTCAGAG ATATGGTCGTCTGTTCCGGACAAGCCTAGTGGGTCGACCGGTTGCGGTAGCAGCTGACCCTGAAGTGAACCATTTCATCCTTCAAGAAGAGGGGAAGTCGGTGGAAATGTTTTACTTGGATTCTATTGTTAAGCTTTTTGGGAAAGATGGGGCATCCACCCATGCAACCGGTCACGTTCACAAGTATCTCAGGACACTGGTTATGAATTACTTTGGCTTCGAGAGCCTCAGAGATAAGCTACTTCCTAAAGTGGAAGCAGTGGCTCGTAAAAGCTTAGACACTTGGTCGAGCCAACCATCTGTGGAACTGAATTATGCGATTTCACAGGTAATGTTTGAGTTCATATCGATGGAGCTGTTCAGTTATGATCCAAGCGCATCCACAGAAAGTATGAGCGATGCATTCATTAACTTTCTGAAGGGTCTAGTGTCTATCCCCTTGAACATTCCTGGTACAACTTTTCATAAATGTTTGAAG AACCAGAAGAAGGTAATGAAGATGCTGAGGGAGATAGTGGAGGAGAGGTGTGCTTCTCCTGAGAGACGCCATGGTGATGTTCTTGATTATTTCCTGGAAGAAATGAAAAGCAAAACATTCATAACAAAGGATTTTATTGTCTATATAATGTTTGGGCTTCTCTTTGCTACCTTCGAGTCGATCCCCACTATGTTCACTCTAGtctttaaattaataatggAGCACCCACTGGTGTGGCAAGAATTGAAG GATGAGCATGAGGCTATTCTTAGAAATAGTCAGACTTCAAATTCCACAATCACATGGGAAGATTACAAGTCCATGACTTTCACATTTGAT GTTATCAATGAGGCACTTAGAATGGGAAATATTAGTCTTGGGAGTTTTAGAAGAGCCGTGGAAGATGTAAGGATAAATG GATATACAATTCCAGCAGGGTGGATAATTTTAGTTGTCCCTTCAGCACTTCACATGGACCCTGAAACATACCCCGATCCTCTTGTTTTCAACCCATGGCGATGGAAG GAGGATGGGGGATCAAAGATCAGAGTTAAGAATTTCACACCTTTTGGAAGGGGTATACGCTCTTGTCCAGGGGCAGAACTCAGCAAGCTTGTGGCAGCCACATTCATCCATGCGGCAGTCACCAAATACAG GTTTACGAAAATTAAGGGAGGACGTGTAGTTCGAAATCCAATGTTGAAATTTAAGGATGGGTTTTACGTTAAGGTTTCGGAGATGGTCACTGAAGGTGGTGGCTCAGCTGCTGAAGATGCTTGA
- the LOC100257602 gene encoding squamosa promoter-binding protein 2 isoform X2, with the protein MAKRSLEIKREYERQEEYETEDEVGESENDDETVDYGGGGDGVEEEEEEEEQEEREEEVEDRRKRALIRIVSGQRRGVPSNTLCCQADDCGVDLRAAKRYHRRHKVCERHAKAAFVFLGGIEQRFCQQCSSLMIPKEAVESGWLDITSAEERTNRTLLTQRIDGNHRILK; encoded by the exons ATGGCGAAGAGATCGTTAGAGATAAAAAGGGAATACGAAAGACAAGAAGAGTATGAAACGGAGGATGAAGTGGGAGAATctgaaaatgatgatgaaacTGTTGATTacggtggtggtggtgatggagtagaggaggaggaggaggaggaggagcaGGAGGAGCGGGAGGAGGAAGTGGAGGACAGAAGAAAAAGGGCGTTGATAAGGATAGTTTCGGGGCAGAGAAGGGGAGTTCCGTCGAATACGCTGTGTTGTCAGGCCGATGATTGTGGTGTGGACTTGAGGGCGGCGAAGAGGTACCACAGAAGGCACAAGGTCTGCGAGCGACATGCTAAGGCGGCCTTTGTTTTCCTGGGCGGCATTGAGCAGAGGTTTTGCCAGCAGTGTAGCAG TTTGATGATACCAAAAGAAGCTGTCGAAAGCGGCTGGCTGGACATAACCAGCGCAGAAGAAAGAACCAACCGGACCCTCCTCACACAGAGGATAGACGGAAACCACCGAATTCTAAAATGA